Proteins encoded within one genomic window of bacterium:
- the mraY gene encoding phospho-N-acetylmuramoyl-pentapeptide-transferase: MLYHLLYPLHTRFFVFNLFRYITFRAAYAGMTALILSFIFGPKLIKWLSVHKFFAGIREVSIPNQVDKVRTPTMGGLLILLTTVISAFLWIDLNEQFSWIALFTVISLSALGFLDDFKKIKLGNGLRPIYKIFWQALIGVCIGLYVFLFPKNPAFRTYTSLLFLKNIFIYFNGFYILFVALVIIGTSNSTNLADGLDGLAIGLVAEVALAYTILAYVVGNVKISNYLNLLYIPGSGELAVFLASVVGSSLGFLWFNTHPAQAFMGDTGSLLLGGAIGVVAVLIKQEILLLLAGGVFVLEALSVILQVVYFKCTHGKRLFRMAPFHHHYEKIGLPENKIVIRFWIIGILFLLAALSTLKIR; the protein is encoded by the coding sequence ATGCTCTATCACTTATTATATCCTCTTCATACCAGATTCTTTGTCTTTAATCTTTTCAGGTATATAACTTTTAGAGCTGCGTATGCAGGTATGACTGCCTTAATTCTTTCTTTTATATTTGGTCCAAAACTAATAAAATGGCTATCTGTTCATAAGTTTTTTGCCGGCATTAGAGAAGTAAGTATTCCTAATCAAGTAGATAAAGTCCGTACTCCTACTATGGGTGGGCTTCTTATACTCCTCACTACTGTGATTTCTGCTTTTTTGTGGATAGACCTCAATGAGCAATTTAGCTGGATAGCTTTATTTACAGTTATTTCACTTAGTGCTTTAGGATTCTTAGACGACTTTAAGAAGATAAAATTAGGCAATGGTTTAAGGCCTATTTACAAGATTTTTTGGCAAGCATTAATTGGTGTGTGTATAGGATTATATGTATTTTTATTTCCTAAGAATCCAGCTTTTCGAACTTACACAAGTTTACTTTTTCTAAAGAATATTTTTATTTACTTTAATGGTTTTTACATCCTTTTTGTTGCCCTTGTGATTATAGGGACATCAAACTCTACTAACCTTGCAGATGGACTTGACGGTCTTGCTATCGGTCTTGTTGCTGAAGTTGCGCTTGCTTATACTATACTCGCTTATGTAGTTGGTAATGTTAAGATTTCTAATTATTTAAATCTACTTTATATTCCTGGTAGTGGTGAGTTAGCAGTTTTTTTAGCTTCAGTAGTAGGCAGTTCTTTAGGCTTTTTGTGGTTCAATACTCATCCTGCTCAAGCATTTATGGGAGATACTGGCTCTTTATTATTAGGTGGTGCTATAGGTGTAGTTGCTGTTCTAATAAAGCAAGAGATATTACTGCTTTTGGCTGGCGGCGTGTTCGTTTTAGAAGCACTCTCAGTAATATTACAGGTAGTATATTTTAAGTGTACTCATGGAAAAAGATTGTTCCGTATGGCACCATTTCATCACCATTATGAAAAGATTGGGTTACCTGAGAATAAAATTGTTATTAGATTCTGGATTATTGGTATTTTATTTCTTTTAGCTGCCCTTTCAACACTTAAAATAAGATGA